Genomic segment of Longimicrobiaceae bacterium:
GGGCGCCGCGTTCGCCCCCGCGCCGGCCGACGCGGACCTGACGGGCATGCAGCACGCGCACCCGCACCGCGAGGAGCTGACGCCCGTGCAGGAGCGGCTGGCGGAGATCTTCGCGGACGTGCTGGGGGTGGACGAGGTGGGCGTGGACGACGACTTCTTCGACCTGGGCGGCCACTCGCTGCGCGCCATGCGCGTGAACGCCTGGGTGCACGATGCGTTCGGCGTGGAGCTCACGGCGCGGTCGCTCTTCGACGCCCGCACCGTGCGCGAGCTGGCCGTGGAGGTCGAGCGCCTGGCCGCCCCCGGCGAGGACGACATCCTCGCCCAGCTCGCCATGCTGGAGGAGATGACCGAAGACGAGGCCCGCCGCCTCCTCGCCGAAGTCGGCGGCTGATCGCGGCTTGCCGATGGGCGGTGCGCGGAAGGAGTCGCATCCGCCGTCGTGATGGGTAGGCGCCGGCCGGATCGGGAGATGTGGGATGGCCAACTGGGCGAAGGTGCGCTTCGGATGGACCGCTCCGGAGCCGGCCGGGCGATACAGCCTGCCCGTCCGTCTCCTGCGCGGGGTCGGGGAGCCTCCTCCTCCGGCC
This window contains:
- a CDS encoding phosphopantetheine-binding protein, encoding GVVEAVLCAHPGVAAAAVVVRDDRGDRLLVAYVVAPGAAPSRADLRARVAGRLPEYMVPTHFVAVHTLPLTPNGKVDRRALLGAAFAPAPADADLTGMQHAHPHREELTPVQERLAEIFADVLGVDEVGVDDDFFDLGGHSLRAMRVNAWVHDAFGVELTARSLFDARTVRELAVEVERLAAPGEDDILAQLAMLEEMTEDEARRLLAEVGG